Proteins encoded in a region of the Halodesulfovibrio marinisediminis DSM 17456 genome:
- a CDS encoding methyl-accepting chemotaxis protein, with protein MTPPSLLTLNAAIKAAHPEDAGHGFAIVTYEARNLAEKT; from the coding sequence ATAACACCGCCCTCCCTTCTGACCCTGAATGCCGCCATTAAGGCAGCTCATCCTGAAGATGCAGGACATGGATTTGCCATTGTTACTTACGAGGCCCGTAATCTTGCCGAAAAAACATAA
- a CDS encoding ATP-binding response regulator, with protein sequence MVVDEDLLFADEEEFEPAVREPQRWRILIVDDEEEVHTVTRLVLNDFTFEGRKLDLISAYSGKESLELLRDTEDIAVVLLDVVMEDNHAGLEVARRIREDLNNPFTRIILRTGQPGQAPENKVISELDINDYKQKTELTAQKLFVTMTTALRSFRDLKTIETNRNRLLQLAMSVAHQIRNRTMSIAGFANIAVRELMAGEDVVSHLDTIRTEASRLEAMVASVSDFASLSRGAKEDLLLKPVIDEAYAATEKKLASKEISFADVATLSVNVNDLRIEADRDLIVRMLQELLMNAVVFRNEDCHITITAEPLGEGCILKIKDNGVGMSPETVSYIFDPFFSSLPDGVGMGLCTVRKIVDEHGWEISVSSTEHKGSTFEIVIPFLSGRAPREENKQG encoded by the coding sequence GTGGTAGTTGATGAAGATCTATTGTTTGCTGATGAGGAAGAGTTTGAGCCAGCCGTTCGAGAACCGCAGCGGTGGCGAATACTTATTGTGGATGATGAAGAAGAGGTTCATACCGTTACCCGCCTCGTTCTTAATGATTTTACCTTCGAGGGACGCAAACTTGATTTAATTAGTGCCTATAGCGGCAAGGAGTCTTTAGAGCTGTTACGGGATACTGAAGATATAGCCGTAGTGCTTTTAGATGTCGTGATGGAAGATAATCATGCCGGTTTGGAGGTCGCAAGACGCATCCGTGAGGATTTAAACAATCCATTTACCCGAATTATCTTACGCACAGGACAGCCTGGGCAGGCTCCTGAGAATAAAGTTATTTCTGAACTGGATATTAATGACTATAAGCAAAAAACAGAACTGACAGCGCAAAAGCTATTTGTCACTATGACCACTGCATTACGTTCCTTCCGAGATTTAAAGACAATAGAGACAAATCGTAACCGTCTATTACAGCTGGCAATGTCTGTTGCTCATCAGATTCGTAACAGGACCATGAGTATTGCAGGATTTGCCAATATTGCCGTCAGGGAACTTATGGCTGGAGAAGATGTTGTTTCGCATCTAGATACCATTCGAACAGAGGCCTCTCGACTGGAAGCGATGGTAGCTTCTGTTTCCGACTTTGCCTCACTCTCGCGTGGAGCGAAAGAGGATCTATTGCTGAAGCCGGTTATAGACGAAGCATATGCTGCAACGGAAAAAAAGCTTGCGTCCAAAGAAATCAGTTTTGCAGACGTTGCAACACTGAGTGTTAATGTTAACGATCTGAGGATTGAGGCAGATAGGGACCTCATTGTCCGCATGTTGCAAGAGTTGTTGATGAATGCTGTAGTGTTCAGAAATGAAGATTGCCACATAACAATTACTGCTGAGCCACTTGGAGAGGGTTGTATACTTAAAATCAAGGACAATGGCGTAGGAATGAGTCCAGAGACTGTAAGTTATATTTTTGATCCATTTTTTTCTTCTCTTCCTGATGGGGTGGGCATGGGACTTTGTACGGTCAGAAAAATCGTCGACGAACATGGCTGGGAAATATCTGTAAGTAGTACTGAACATAAGGGGAGCACTTTTGAGATAGTGATACCGTTCCTTTCCGGTAGAGCACCTAGAGAAGAGAACAAACAGGGCTAA
- a CDS encoding sensor histidine kinase has protein sequence MKRCQLSVYLFLLGVIWTASVMLPSSLYAQNEPRHILLLNSYHQRMKWVENITRAVIDVLEPEKNNLVIHIENMDTKMVFSREYFLTYKKLLAERYKGISFSIIISSDNYAFDFLRFHRDDLWPNIPVVFCGVADFKPYMLEDVSFFTGIEERPSPRTTVELMLRNHPNIKKIFVINDYLKTGESWRRYIIKELMGLEGRVDIEHNVEEPIGRLRQKLLSLEKDTAVLLGVYFRDSEKQQFFTFEKVGELLTADTPVPVYCLLAFNLRKGVIGGDVISGYYQGEAAAKMAKRILAGTNVNSIPIARTGANKFMFRYPELQRWNIAEDSLPEGSIILDRPVTFFELYRKYIIIVGVLIFVLFIIVLLQMIDIARRRVVEKALRKSRRQFSVLLKNMPGMAYRSVFGSNWLMRFVSDGSKELVEYSPEELLEDGGVSFSSLIVSDDREKARKTINKQLEHSDSFTVEYRLRSSTGEVRHVLERGRYVEEVEEEAEEEAVLEGFITDITDLKNTQAELAALNQELEERVQQRTAELEMSLTNLRNAQQQLVEAEKLASLGGLVAGVAHEINTPLGIGLTSTTYLQERLAKLEEEYKAGSFKRSTLEQFIQVADEGLVAAVTNLRRAASLVQSFKQVAVDQTSEVLREFELYSYLGEVLTSLRPRWKRSSHSVELRAEGDTERTIVKTYPGVIMQIMSNLISNSLVHGFEEMENGVVEIVLKRTNGNICIDYRDNGKGMTPEQRQRVFEPFFTTKMGSGGSGLGMHIVWNLIKHKLNGVIECQSEPGQGARFIITFPISPKPETES, from the coding sequence ATGAAACGATGCCAACTCTCTGTTTATTTATTTTTGTTGGGAGTGATCTGGACTGCTTCGGTCATGCTGCCTTCATCGTTATATGCCCAGAATGAACCACGACATATTCTGCTGCTGAACTCATATCACCAACGTATGAAATGGGTGGAAAATATCACCCGCGCAGTGATTGATGTGTTGGAGCCTGAAAAGAACAATTTGGTAATCCATATTGAAAATATGGACACCAAGATGGTGTTCTCAAGGGAATATTTTCTCACTTACAAAAAACTGCTTGCGGAGCGTTATAAGGGCATTTCTTTTAGCATCATTATTTCTTCAGACAATTATGCTTTTGATTTCTTGCGCTTCCATCGTGACGATTTATGGCCAAATATTCCCGTCGTCTTTTGTGGTGTAGCGGATTTCAAGCCGTACATGCTGGAGGATGTTTCATTTTTTACTGGAATTGAAGAAAGGCCTTCCCCCCGTACCACCGTAGAGCTAATGCTCCGCAACCATCCTAATATCAAAAAAATATTCGTGATTAATGATTACTTGAAGACAGGTGAAAGCTGGAGACGATATATTATAAAAGAGCTCATGGGGCTTGAAGGCCGGGTGGACATTGAACATAACGTTGAAGAGCCTATTGGCCGTTTGCGCCAGAAACTGCTCTCGCTGGAGAAAGACACCGCTGTTCTACTCGGGGTCTACTTCAGGGATAGCGAAAAGCAGCAGTTTTTTACATTTGAAAAAGTCGGTGAACTGCTTACGGCAGATACGCCGGTTCCGGTGTACTGTCTTTTGGCGTTCAACTTACGCAAAGGCGTTATCGGAGGAGATGTAATCAGCGGATACTATCAGGGAGAGGCGGCTGCAAAAATGGCAAAGCGTATTTTGGCGGGAACAAACGTTAACAGTATCCCCATTGCTCGTACTGGCGCAAATAAGTTCATGTTCCGCTATCCTGAACTGCAGCGTTGGAATATTGCTGAAGACTCTTTGCCTGAGGGAAGTATCATCTTGGACCGCCCCGTTACATTTTTTGAGCTGTATCGAAAATATATTATTATAGTTGGAGTCTTAATTTTTGTCCTTTTTATTATTGTCCTTCTTCAGATGATAGATATTGCACGGCGAAGAGTTGTTGAAAAGGCATTGCGTAAAAGTCGCAGGCAATTCTCTGTTCTGTTAAAAAATATGCCCGGGATGGCATACAGAAGCGTGTTCGGTTCCAATTGGCTTATGCGCTTCGTAAGTGATGGGAGTAAGGAACTTGTAGAATATTCTCCTGAAGAGTTGCTGGAGGATGGAGGTGTTTCTTTCTCGTCACTTATTGTTAGTGACGACAGAGAGAAAGCCAGAAAGACTATTAATAAACAACTTGAGCACAGTGATAGTTTTACTGTTGAATATCGTCTGCGGTCTTCAACAGGCGAAGTGCGCCACGTATTAGAACGGGGACGGTATGTGGAAGAAGTAGAAGAGGAAGCAGAAGAAGAGGCAGTGCTGGAGGGATTCATAACCGATATTACAGATCTCAAAAACACACAGGCCGAGCTGGCCGCGCTAAACCAGGAACTGGAGGAGCGCGTACAACAACGCACTGCCGAGCTGGAAATGTCTTTAACGAATTTGCGAAACGCACAACAGCAGTTGGTTGAAGCTGAAAAACTAGCATCACTTGGTGGCTTGGTTGCCGGAGTTGCTCATGAAATTAACACGCCGTTAGGCATCGGTTTGACGAGTACTACCTACCTGCAAGAACGCCTTGCAAAGCTTGAAGAGGAGTACAAGGCAGGAAGCTTCAAACGTTCAACACTTGAGCAGTTTATTCAGGTTGCCGATGAGGGCTTGGTTGCTGCCGTCACTAATTTGCGTCGGGCTGCCAGCTTGGTGCAAAGCTTTAAGCAGGTCGCAGTAGACCAGACTTCTGAAGTGCTACGCGAGTTCGAATTGTACAGTTATCTAGGCGAAGTGCTTACAAGCTTACGTCCACGTTGGAAACGTTCATCGCATTCCGTTGAGTTGCGTGCCGAAGGAGATACCGAGAGAACTATTGTTAAGACGTATCCCGGTGTAATTATGCAAATCATGTCGAATTTGATAAGCAACTCGTTGGTGCATGGTTTTGAAGAAATGGAAAATGGTGTTGTGGAAATTGTCTTGAAGCGTACTAATGGGAACATCTGCATTGATTACCGAGATAATGGAAAAGGCATGACACCGGAGCAAAGACAGCGAGTTTTTGAACCATTCTTTACGACAAAAATGGGCAGTGGCGGTTCTGGGCTCGGTATGCATATTGTGTGGAATCTTATAAAACATAAGCTCAATGGAGTTATTGAATGTCAAAGTGAACCCGGTCAAGGTGCCAGATTTATTATTACGTTTCCAATATCGCCTAAGCCGGAAACAGAGAGTTAA
- the ftsH gene encoding ATP-dependent zinc metalloprotease FtsH, producing MNQFSRNLILWAVISLLMVVLFNMFSQPQNSQTKVSYTKFLELVDKGDIAEVSIQGQKLVAKEHGGSVVNTYAPEDPKLVDRLVGKGIVVNAEPSEDSPWYMTLLVSWFPMLLLIGVWIFFMRQMQGGGGKAMSFGRSRARLITQEQTKVTFADVAGVDEAKEELSEVVDFLSNPKRFTRLGGRIPKGVLLVGPPGTGKTLLARAVAGEAGVPFFSISGSDFVEMFVGVGASRVRDLFVQGKKNAPCLIFIDEIDAVGRQRGAGLGGGHDEREQTLNQLLVEMDGFESNEGVILIAATNRPDVLDPALLRPGRFDRQVTVPVPDVKGRKRILEVHARRSPLAADVNLETIAKGTPGFSGADLENLVNEAALQAAKENKDQINMFDFEQAKDKLIMGKERRSMVMSEEEKKITAYHEGGHALCAKLLPKADPVHKVSIIPRGRALGVTMQLPGEDRYGYSRSFLETNLVVLLGGRVAEEIIFDDITTGAGNDIERATKMARKMVCEWGMSEAIGPLNIGEQGEEVFIGREWTQSRNFSDETARLVDAEVKRIVDTARTTARQLIEDNIDILHKIAESLLERETISGADIELLIDGKELPPQEDTNGTVAAEVEKPEDTPDAFAKAAAAYRDQQPEQAEDSGDFILGTEEQAETAPTASEPEEKKASETESPEEKK from the coding sequence TTGAACCAGTTTTCCCGGAACTTGATTCTCTGGGCTGTCATCTCCCTACTCATGGTTGTATTGTTTAACATGTTCAGCCAGCCTCAAAACTCGCAGACGAAAGTCAGCTACACAAAGTTTTTGGAGCTGGTGGATAAGGGCGATATTGCTGAAGTTTCTATTCAAGGACAAAAGCTTGTTGCTAAAGAACATGGTGGTAGCGTTGTAAATACTTATGCTCCAGAAGATCCTAAACTTGTGGATCGACTTGTTGGTAAGGGTATTGTTGTTAACGCTGAACCTAGCGAAGATTCTCCGTGGTACATGACCTTGCTTGTATCATGGTTCCCAATGTTACTCCTTATTGGTGTGTGGATTTTCTTTATGCGCCAGATGCAAGGTGGCGGTGGAAAGGCCATGTCCTTTGGTCGTTCTCGTGCAAGGCTTATTACACAGGAACAGACAAAAGTTACTTTTGCTGATGTTGCCGGTGTAGATGAAGCTAAAGAAGAACTTAGTGAAGTTGTAGATTTTCTGTCTAACCCGAAACGTTTTACCCGCCTTGGCGGACGTATTCCTAAAGGTGTTCTGCTTGTAGGCCCTCCGGGTACCGGTAAAACATTGCTTGCGCGTGCTGTTGCAGGTGAGGCGGGAGTTCCGTTTTTCTCTATTTCCGGTTCTGACTTTGTTGAAATGTTTGTTGGTGTTGGTGCATCACGTGTTCGTGACCTTTTTGTACAGGGTAAAAAGAACGCACCATGCCTTATTTTTATCGATGAAATTGACGCAGTAGGTCGACAGCGTGGTGCTGGACTTGGTGGCGGTCATGATGAACGCGAACAGACTCTTAACCAGTTGCTCGTAGAGATGGATGGTTTTGAATCTAATGAAGGCGTAATTCTTATTGCAGCAACAAACCGTCCAGACGTTCTTGACCCTGCATTGCTTCGTCCGGGTCGTTTTGACCGTCAGGTAACTGTTCCTGTACCGGACGTAAAAGGTCGTAAGCGTATTCTGGAAGTGCATGCACGTCGTTCTCCGCTTGCTGCCGACGTCAATTTGGAAACCATTGCGAAAGGCACTCCAGGCTTCTCCGGTGCTGATCTGGAAAACCTTGTAAACGAAGCTGCTCTTCAGGCTGCTAAGGAAAACAAGGATCAGATTAATATGTTCGATTTCGAACAGGCCAAAGACAAGCTCATTATGGGTAAGGAACGTCGCAGCATGGTTATGAGTGAAGAAGAAAAGAAAATCACTGCGTACCACGAAGGTGGTCATGCTCTGTGTGCTAAGCTTCTTCCTAAAGCTGATCCGGTTCATAAAGTATCCATTATTCCACGTGGACGAGCACTTGGTGTTACCATGCAGCTGCCGGGTGAAGACCGCTACGGCTATTCTCGCTCCTTCCTTGAAACCAACCTTGTGGTACTCCTTGGTGGTCGAGTAGCTGAAGAGATTATCTTTGATGACATTACCACCGGTGCAGGTAACGACATTGAGCGTGCTACGAAAATGGCTCGTAAGATGGTTTGCGAATGGGGTATGTCCGAAGCTATTGGTCCTCTTAATATTGGTGAACAGGGTGAAGAAGTATTCATCGGTCGTGAGTGGACTCAGTCCCGTAACTTCAGTGATGAAACTGCACGCCTTGTAGATGCAGAGGTAAAACGTATTGTGGATACTGCACGTACCACTGCGCGTCAGCTTATTGAGGATAATATTGATATTCTCCATAAGATTGCAGAGTCTCTGCTTGAGAGAGAAACAATTAGTGGTGCTGATATTGAGCTGCTTATCGATGGCAAGGAACTTCCACCTCAGGAAGATACAAATGGTACTGTTGCTGCTGAAGTAGAGAAGCCGGAAGATACTCCGGACGCGTTTGCTAAAGCTGCAGCTGCATACAGAGACCAGCAGCCGGAGCAAGCTGAAGATTCCGGAGATTTTATTCTCGGAACTGAGGAGCAGGCAGAAACTGCGCCAACAGCTTCTGAACCGGAAGAAAAGAAAGCATCTGAAACTGAATCTCCAGAAGAGAAAAAGTAA
- the folP gene encoding dihydropteroate synthase — protein sequence MKTPFSWEVRGGRSLGPAPFCIFGIVNVTPDSFYDGGEYNSVAAGIAHARKQAAAGAHVLDIGGESSRPFADYVSLEEEIDRVLPIVEGVVGDCSDDELPWAVSVDTYKAGTAAAVLEAGAHIINDISAFEFEPELRDVVAQFKPGYVLMHSQGKPDKMQVAPAYDNVVDDILAFFERKLKELTDAGMPETRIMIDPGVGFGKTVEHNVTILQNIDRFQSLGFPVLAGISNKSMFEKLCGAPSGKRENCTQAATAILAYRGVEAHRVHDVAKTRETLLLAEALRS from the coding sequence ATGAAGACCCCGTTTTCTTGGGAAGTACGAGGGGGCAGGTCCTTAGGCCCTGCCCCTTTTTGTATTTTTGGAATTGTGAATGTGACTCCGGATTCATTTTATGACGGCGGTGAGTACAACTCTGTTGCGGCGGGTATTGCTCACGCTCGCAAGCAGGCGGCAGCCGGAGCACATGTTTTGGATATAGGCGGTGAATCTTCACGGCCGTTTGCTGACTACGTTTCTCTCGAGGAGGAGATTGATCGAGTTCTTCCTATTGTTGAGGGCGTAGTGGGTGATTGCTCTGACGATGAACTTCCGTGGGCTGTTTCTGTGGATACTTATAAAGCGGGTACGGCAGCAGCTGTTTTGGAAGCAGGCGCGCATATAATTAACGATATTTCTGCATTTGAATTTGAGCCGGAATTAAGGGACGTAGTTGCGCAGTTTAAGCCGGGGTATGTTCTCATGCACAGTCAGGGAAAACCTGATAAGATGCAGGTGGCACCAGCATATGATAACGTGGTTGACGATATTCTGGCTTTCTTTGAGCGTAAGTTGAAGGAGTTGACCGATGCAGGGATGCCGGAGACCCGTATTATGATCGATCCAGGTGTCGGTTTCGGGAAAACGGTAGAGCATAACGTAACAATATTGCAAAATATTGATCGCTTCCAAAGTCTAGGTTTTCCTGTCCTAGCTGGAATTTCAAACAAATCTATGTTCGAGAAGTTGTGCGGTGCGCCGAGTGGTAAGCGTGAAAACTGTACGCAGGCAGCAACAGCTATTCTCGCTTACAGGGGAGTTGAAGCACATCGGGTTCATGATGTGGCTAAGACTCGTGAAACTCTTTTGCTTGCAGAAGCACTACGAAGTTAG
- the cdaA gene encoding diadenylate cyclase CdaA — translation MDTLGYISITWRDAIDIALVTLLIYQVMIVIRGTRAVSAIYGLLLLIAVFAFSEYFGFYTLHWILQQFLSSFFLVVIILFQDDIRRGLSNMGARSFFKKTEIEDSFLDEIIGAAMNMAKRRIGALIVLEHHVPLGDLAQRGVLIDSEVSKELLVTIFQVKAPLHDGAVIVRNGRVAAAGCILPLAVGEQDRPEYGTRHRAGLGVTEETDAIAVVVSEERGDVTVAVNGRLTSNLDKTRLKRVLRNLLER, via the coding sequence ATGGATACATTGGGATATATAAGTATAACATGGCGTGATGCTATTGATATAGCCCTTGTTACTCTGTTGATCTATCAGGTTATGATAGTGATCAGGGGGACACGGGCTGTTTCGGCTATCTATGGCCTGTTGTTGCTTATCGCTGTGTTTGCTTTTTCGGAGTACTTCGGCTTTTACACACTGCATTGGATCTTGCAGCAGTTTCTCAGTTCCTTCTTTCTTGTTGTTATCATTCTTTTTCAGGACGACATCAGGCGTGGCTTGTCCAATATGGGGGCGCGTAGTTTCTTCAAAAAAACAGAGATTGAAGACTCTTTTCTTGATGAAATAATTGGTGCTGCCATGAACATGGCGAAACGCCGTATCGGCGCACTTATTGTGTTGGAGCACCATGTGCCGTTGGGTGATCTAGCTCAGCGTGGTGTCTTGATTGATTCTGAAGTGTCAAAGGAACTATTAGTAACCATTTTTCAGGTCAAAGCACCACTTCACGATGGTGCAGTGATAGTTAGGAATGGTCGCGTGGCAGCTGCAGGATGTATTTTGCCTCTTGCTGTGGGAGAACAAGATAGACCTGAGTATGGTACACGTCATAGAGCAGGGCTTGGGGTCACAGAAGAAACCGACGCTATTGCCGTTGTTGTTTCAGAGGAGCGCGGGGATGTTACTGTGGCTGTTAACGGAAGATTAACCAGTAATCTTGATAAAACACGCTTGAAGCGCGTGTTGCGCAATCTTTTGGAGCGGTAA
- a CDS encoding CdaR family protein — translation MGVSWRHLLLAFIMASCLWVVISGREQVEIWEKASVELKGMPENLTLLSGLPPEVEIRVRGPKGLIRTITDRKLTYVLDLSKVSPGLNVLPIQANGIRLGKAFDVVELRPSRLTLEVDKLVQRKLPIVPRWSGELPTDLFVESASVKPQFVIVRGPDSELAALSEVEAVTPAPNKKNPGTVTLDGTVALSLRAKATPAVVEVTYILGLRSEEKTITRNVVVIPKAGFDIKLSQSAVKLTIEVPESLKANSTLIEAVRVILELPEGIAPGEYQLPYRLELPDRIQVVGSDPETLTVTVSAK, via the coding sequence ATGGGAGTGAGTTGGCGTCACTTACTTTTAGCTTTTATTATGGCATCCTGCTTATGGGTTGTCATCTCAGGCCGTGAGCAAGTTGAAATTTGGGAAAAGGCATCTGTTGAACTTAAGGGGATGCCGGAGAACCTGACGCTGTTGAGTGGATTACCTCCAGAAGTTGAAATCAGAGTGCGTGGTCCTAAGGGATTGATTCGAACGATTACTGATAGAAAGCTGACGTATGTTCTTGATCTTTCTAAGGTCAGCCCAGGGCTTAATGTTCTACCAATTCAAGCCAACGGTATCCGGTTAGGAAAAGCGTTTGATGTGGTAGAGCTTCGTCCGTCTCGACTAACTTTGGAAGTGGACAAGCTGGTTCAAAGAAAATTGCCAATTGTTCCGCGCTGGTCAGGAGAATTGCCGACAGATTTATTTGTGGAATCCGCGTCTGTTAAGCCACAATTTGTTATAGTGCGCGGTCCTGATTCAGAGCTTGCAGCGTTAAGCGAAGTGGAGGCTGTTACTCCTGCTCCAAACAAAAAAAATCCGGGAACTGTCACTCTTGATGGGACTGTTGCCTTGTCGCTTCGAGCCAAGGCCACTCCTGCTGTTGTAGAAGTAACGTATATTCTTGGATTGCGTTCAGAGGAAAAGACAATAACACGAAATGTTGTTGTTATCCCAAAGGCCGGATTTGATATTAAGTTGAGTCAATCTGCCGTTAAGTTAACGATTGAAGTGCCTGAGTCATTAAAAGCTAACAGTACGTTAATAGAGGCAGTCCGTGTTATTTTGGAGTTACCGGAAGGTATTGCCCCTGGAGAGTATCAACTCCCATACCGACTGGAGCTACCAGACAGGATTCAAGTTGTGGGCTCAGATCCTGAGACCTTAACCGTGACTGTCTCTGCAAAATAA
- the glmM gene encoding phosphoglucosamine mutase, with the protein MGRRLFGTDGMRGTVNQYPMVPEVAMRLGLAAGTTFRTETGRNRVVIGKDTRLSGYVFENALTAGFCAAGMDVYLVGPMATPAIAFLTRNMRASMGVVISASHNPYHDNGIKFFDSCGYKLADSVEETITEMVLNPEHEWDYPAPDKVGRAKRIDDAVGRYIVYLKNSFPTNLTLEGMRIVLDCSNGANYKVAPLVLEELGAEVIPIGVSPNGVNINKGCGSLYPEVMAEKVREGHADIGLALDGDADRLIVCDEHGTVLDGDQIMAICAKDMMDSGTLVDNTLVATVMSNMALEVFMREQGGKLLRTPVGDRHVVEAMRNTQATMGGEQSGHMVFMNHGTTGDGLLAGLQLLRIMRQQDKPLSSLAGLLELYPQELINVRVERKVPFEECPALLEDVKKAENELGDNGRVLLRYSGTESLCRVMVEGEDDEQVKRLASYLAESAQKNLV; encoded by the coding sequence ATGGGAAGACGCTTGTTTGGAACGGATGGAATGCGCGGTACTGTGAATCAGTATCCGATGGTTCCCGAAGTCGCCATGCGTTTGGGACTTGCAGCAGGAACAACCTTCCGAACCGAAACTGGACGAAATAGAGTTGTAATCGGTAAAGATACCCGTCTTTCCGGATATGTTTTTGAAAATGCCCTGACCGCTGGTTTTTGTGCGGCAGGTATGGATGTATACCTTGTTGGACCGATGGCGACACCAGCTATTGCTTTTCTGACGAGGAACATGCGTGCATCTATGGGCGTGGTTATTTCTGCTTCACATAACCCGTACCATGATAACGGTATTAAGTTTTTTGATTCATGCGGTTACAAGCTTGCAGATTCTGTTGAGGAAACTATCACAGAAATGGTGCTTAATCCGGAACATGAGTGGGATTACCCAGCACCGGATAAAGTAGGCCGTGCGAAACGCATTGATGATGCGGTAGGTCGCTATATTGTTTATTTAAAAAATAGTTTTCCGACTAATCTGACCTTGGAAGGAATGCGCATCGTTCTTGATTGCTCTAATGGCGCAAACTACAAAGTCGCCCCCTTGGTTCTTGAAGAATTAGGAGCAGAGGTGATTCCTATTGGGGTGAGCCCAAATGGAGTGAACATCAATAAAGGTTGTGGCTCCCTGTATCCTGAGGTCATGGCAGAAAAGGTTCGTGAAGGGCATGCAGATATTGGTCTTGCTCTTGATGGTGACGCTGATAGGCTGATTGTTTGCGATGAGCATGGCACAGTGCTTGACGGTGATCAGATTATGGCCATTTGTGCCAAGGATATGATGGATTCAGGCACATTGGTAGATAACACCCTTGTTGCAACCGTCATGAGTAATATGGCGTTAGAAGTGTTCATGCGTGAACAGGGGGGCAAATTGCTGCGCACCCCTGTAGGCGACCGCCATGTTGTGGAAGCTATGCGGAATACACAGGCAACCATGGGTGGTGAGCAGTCTGGTCATATGGTATTTATGAATCATGGTACAACAGGTGATGGTCTGCTTGCAGGGCTTCAACTTCTTCGTATTATGCGTCAACAGGATAAACCGCTTTCTAGTCTTGCTGGCCTGCTTGAGTTGTACCCTCAGGAACTCATTAACGTTCGTGTTGAGCGAAAGGTGCCTTTTGAGGAATGCCCTGCTTTGCTTGAAGATGTAAAGAAAGCAGAGAATGAACTTGGTGATAACGGACGAGTTCTTTTACGGTATTCCGGTACAGAATCTCTTTGCCGTGTTATGGTAGAAGGTGAAGATGATGAGCAGGTAAAACGTCTTGCCTCATATCTTGCAGAGTCTGCCCAAAAGAACTTAGTATAG
- the galU gene encoding UTP--glucose-1-phosphate uridylyltransferase GalU, with the protein MNIRKVVVPVAGWGTRSLPATKNIPKEMLPVYNKPVVQYIVEEAIRSGLDDVVFVTNREKKVIEDHFDKNLQLEGLLKRAGKEELLRTVQDVAQMANIISIRQKEQLGLGHAVLCAKDLINEDAFGVMLGDDLIFGMEPGLKQLIQVAAAERLPVVGVMEVEADKVDRYGIVAGEEIAPGTYRVTDLVEKPAIQDAPSRLAIVGRYVLTPDIFPALEKTKAGAGGEIQLTDALRTVAKERGLLAVKMRGMRFDAGNWAEYLTANIYFALQDDSIRDDLIKHLKPLLP; encoded by the coding sequence ATGAATATTCGTAAAGTAGTTGTTCCAGTTGCCGGTTGGGGAACCCGATCTCTCCCTGCTACTAAGAATATCCCGAAGGAAATGCTCCCTGTCTACAATAAACCTGTTGTTCAGTACATTGTAGAAGAAGCTATTCGCTCTGGTCTTGATGATGTTGTTTTCGTTACCAACCGCGAAAAAAAAGTTATTGAAGACCATTTTGATAAGAACCTTCAACTAGAAGGTTTATTGAAGCGCGCTGGAAAAGAAGAGTTGCTTCGCACTGTGCAGGACGTTGCCCAGATGGCGAATATTATTTCCATTCGTCAGAAAGAGCAGTTGGGATTAGGCCATGCTGTTCTTTGTGCTAAGGACCTCATTAATGAGGATGCCTTTGGCGTAATGCTGGGTGATGACCTCATATTTGGCATGGAGCCTGGGTTGAAGCAGCTTATTCAGGTTGCAGCAGCTGAGCGTCTTCCAGTTGTTGGTGTGATGGAAGTTGAAGCGGATAAGGTCGACCGTTATGGTATTGTTGCAGGTGAAGAGATTGCTCCGGGAACCTATCGTGTTACTGATCTTGTTGAAAAGCCGGCAATTCAGGATGCTCCATCTCGTTTGGCAATTGTAGGCCGATATGTGCTTACACCAGATATTTTCCCTGCACTTGAAAAGACCAAGGCTGGAGCAGGTGGAGAAATTCAGCTGACTGATGCTCTTCGTACTGTTGCTAAAGAACGTGGTCTTTTGGCTGTTAAAATGCGCGGTATGCGTTTTGATGCAGGTAACTGGGCTGAATATCTTACTGCAAACATTTATTTTGCCTTGCAGGATGATTCAATTCGTGATGATCTAATCAAACACTTAAAACCGCTTTTGCCATAG